A genomic stretch from Desulfotignum balticum DSM 7044 includes:
- a CDS encoding BrnT family toxin, with product MYIQMCIYNEQRYITIGMDAFGRILVVVYTWRGDNIRIISARKAVRSEVKQYESEI from the coding sequence ATGTACATACAGATGTGCATATATAATGAACAGCGTTATATCACCATAGGAATGGATGCGTTTGGTCGCATTTTAGTGGTGGTCTACACATGGCGTGGCGATAATATTCGCATTATTTCAGCACGAAAAGCCGTGCGTAGTGAGGTGAAGCAATATGAAAGCGAAATATGA
- a CDS encoding BrnA antitoxin family protein has product MKAKYDFSKGKRGAVLPQAGNKVRITIRLDRDIVDWFRSKVEEQGGGNYQSMLNDALRKHIEYQDQPLEEVLRRVVREELRAAQ; this is encoded by the coding sequence ATGAAAGCGAAATATGATTTTAGCAAAGGCAAGCGTGGTGCAGTTCTCCCTCAAGCGGGGAATAAAGTCAGGATAACCATCAGGCTTGACCGGGATATTGTCGATTGGTTCCGATCCAAAGTTGAGGAACAAGGAGGGGGAAACTATCAGTCGATGCTCAATGACGCCCTAAGAAAACACATTGAATACCAAGATCAACCCCTTGAAGAGGTTCTTCGTCGTGTTGTACGGGAGGAGTTACGCGCAGCCCAATAA
- a CDS encoding virulence RhuM family protein has product MTDDSRIQIYQSPDGETQVDVRFEHETVWLTQAQMGQVFDTTPENVLMHLKNIYKTGELEPDATAKDFLVVRTEGKRRVKRNLKHYNLDAVISVGYRMNSRRGVQFRIWATQRLRDYLIQGYTLNRKRFEENAAELTQALALIQKAAKSPALATDMGRGLVDIMGRYTTTFLWLQQYDEGLLKEPGG; this is encoded by the coding sequence ATGACAGACGACAGCCGCATACAGATCTACCAGAGCCCGGACGGGGAAACACAGGTGGATGTCCGGTTTGAGCACGAAACTGTCTGGTTGACACAAGCCCAGATGGGGCAGGTCTTTGACACCACACCGGAAAATGTGCTGATGCATTTGAAAAACATCTATAAGACCGGTGAACTGGAACCGGATGCAACTGCTAAGGATTTCTTAGTAGTTCGAACCGAAGGCAAAAGGCGGGTTAAACGAAACCTCAAACATTATAACCTGGATGCAGTGATTTCGGTCGGTTATCGCATGAACTCCAGACGGGGGGTACAGTTCCGCATTTGGGCCACTCAGCGGTTACGAGACTATTTAATTCAGGGCTATACCCTCAACCGGAAGCGCTTTGAAGAAAATGCAGCAGAATTAACGCAGGCCCTTGCCCTGATTCAGAAGGCGGCCAAATCACCTGCCCTTGCCACAGACATGGGGCGGGGTCTGGTGGATATCATGGGCCGGTATACAACCACCTTTCTGTGGCTCCAGCAGTATGACGAAGGATTGCTCAAAGAACCGGGCGGTTGA
- a CDS encoding type II toxin-antitoxin system VapC family toxin, protein MIVDTDVLIWYLKGNENAFEAIEALNNFSISVVTYMELVQGMRNKNELNRLRQALKIWNTKIIYISEDISAKAMFFVEQHFLSHSMQLADALIAATAVFCGEPVLTANDRHYRVLTDLQIKKFRP, encoded by the coding sequence ATGATTGTAGATACTGATGTTTTGATCTGGTATCTAAAAGGGAACGAAAACGCATTTGAGGCCATTGAGGCGTTAAATAATTTCTCCATTTCAGTCGTGACCTACATGGAACTCGTTCAAGGAATGAGAAATAAAAATGAATTGAACAGATTACGTCAAGCCCTTAAAATTTGGAATACCAAAATCATCTATATTTCGGAGGATATTTCCGCAAAAGCAATGTTCTTTGTAGAACAACATTTTCTAAGCCATTCAATGCAATTAGCCGATGCCCTTATCGCTGCAACGGCAGTCTTTTGTGGAGAGCCTGTTCTTACAGCTAATGACAGGCACTACCGGGTTCTAACGGATCTTCAAATTAAAAAATTCAGACCATAA
- a CDS encoding (deoxy)nucleoside triphosphate pyrophosphohydrolase translates to MSERHLHVTCAIIEQDSCVLAARRSRAMAMPLKWEFPGGKIKPGETPEHCLCREIAEELAIKVAVHHALAEKTHAYPEFTITLYPFCVQHYFRHLSFEMI, encoded by the coding sequence ATGAGCGAAAGACACCTGCACGTCACCTGTGCCATCATCGAACAGGACAGCTGTGTATTGGCGGCCCGGCGGAGCCGCGCCATGGCCATGCCTTTGAAGTGGGAGTTTCCCGGCGGTAAAATCAAGCCGGGTGAAACCCCTGAACACTGCCTTTGCCGGGAAATTGCCGAGGAACTGGCCATCAAGGTGGCCGTGCACCATGCCCTGGCTGAAAAGACCCATGCGTATCCGGAGTTTACCATCACCCTGTATCCCTTTTGTGTGCAGCATTATTTCCGGCATCTATCTTTTGAAATGATCTGA
- a CDS encoding type II toxin-antitoxin system Phd/YefM family antitoxin: MKATAKDLRFHSKELLSTVNRGEEVIITYRGKPCAKLVPYDEFEKDKNIKSNLFGMWKDNDIIDDVDSYVRDIRKRRF, encoded by the coding sequence ATGAAAGCCACAGCAAAAGATCTTCGGTTTCATTCAAAAGAACTTTTGAGCACTGTAAATCGAGGGGAAGAAGTCATAATTACCTACCGGGGCAAACCCTGTGCTAAATTAGTTCCTTATGATGAGTTTGAAAAGGATAAAAACATCAAATCTAATTTATTTGGGATGTGGAAAGACAACGATATTATTGATGATGTTGATAGTTATGTCCGCGATATAAGAAAGAGAAGATTTTAA
- a CDS encoding metallophosphoesterase family protein has translation MFTFIHAADIHLDSPLRGLSRYESAPVDAIRDACRRAFKNLVDLAIEEKAAFVLLAGDLYDGDWKDYSTGIFLSRQMGRLNQHGIRVFAVAGNHDAANRMTKALQTPANMKMFSAGKVETVTLEDCSVAIHGRSFKARHVDENLAAGFCQGLKGMFNIGLLHTSLDGREGHAAYAPCTLDDLCSKNYQYWALGHVHKQEIVSKDPFVVFPGCIQGRHIRESGPKGCVKVTVEEDAVTQMEPVSLDVLRWTLTKIDLTDMEDLRDVFEKVRETIEQERAQAEDRPLAMRIKLTGATKLSDHLAAFPEKLEQQIKALGAETAGDDVWIERVENRTLGKYDLETVLADDTSPGQLLRAIVSTPEDPGQIDGLEDKLAELRQKVPPEAFGTGSILDLSDRQVLERITREAKKMLIGRLLATGEEK, from the coding sequence ATGTTTACATTCATTCACGCGGCGGATATTCACTTAGACAGCCCGTTGCGCGGGCTGTCCAGATATGAGTCCGCCCCTGTTGATGCCATTCGGGACGCATGCAGAAGAGCGTTCAAAAACCTGGTGGATCTGGCCATCGAAGAAAAAGCCGCTTTTGTGCTGCTGGCCGGAGATCTCTATGATGGGGACTGGAAAGACTACAGCACCGGGATATTTTTAAGCCGGCAGATGGGGAGACTGAATCAGCACGGCATACGGGTATTTGCGGTTGCAGGAAATCATGATGCCGCAAACCGGATGACCAAAGCGTTACAGACGCCTGCCAACATGAAGATGTTTTCAGCCGGCAAAGTGGAAACCGTCACACTGGAAGACTGTTCCGTGGCCATTCATGGACGCAGTTTTAAAGCCCGGCATGTGGATGAAAACCTGGCCGCGGGATTCTGTCAGGGCCTCAAAGGCATGTTCAATATCGGGCTGCTGCATACCAGTCTCGACGGCCGGGAGGGCCATGCCGCCTATGCACCCTGCACCCTGGATGATCTTTGCTCAAAAAATTATCAGTACTGGGCCCTGGGGCATGTCCACAAGCAGGAAATCGTTTCTAAAGATCCTTTTGTGGTGTTCCCGGGATGCATACAGGGCCGGCATATCCGGGAAAGCGGTCCCAAGGGCTGTGTGAAGGTCACGGTTGAGGAAGATGCCGTCACACAGATGGAACCCGTGTCTCTGGATGTCCTGCGGTGGACCCTGACAAAAATCGATCTGACCGATATGGAAGACCTCCGGGATGTCTTCGAAAAAGTCCGGGAAACCATTGAACAGGAAAGGGCACAGGCAGAAGACAGGCCCCTGGCGATGAGAATAAAACTGACCGGGGCTACAAAACTGTCTGATCACCTGGCCGCGTTTCCGGAAAAACTGGAACAGCAGATCAAAGCGCTGGGGGCTGAAACCGCCGGCGATGATGTCTGGATTGAACGGGTTGAAAACAGGACCCTGGGAAAGTATGATCTGGAAACCGTTCTGGCCGATGACACATCTCCGGGACAACTGCTCAGGGCCATTGTCTCAACCCCTGAGGATCCGGGTCAGATAGACGGTCTGGAAGACAAACTGGCGGAACTCCGGCAGAAAGTGCCGCCGGAAGCCTTTGGCACGGGGTCCATCCTGGATTTGAGCGACAGACAGGTCCTTGAGCGGATCACCAGGGAAGCCAAAAAAATGCTGATCGGCAGACTGCTGGCAACAGGAGAGGAAAAATGA
- a CDS encoding DUF3427 domain-containing protein has product MLHWESQSNTALDSPTGQNLVHHLTRAYTILVFARPRKKHNNCTVPFVFLGPARHVSHQKDCLSGVLKPEATADEQKH; this is encoded by the coding sequence TTGCTGCACTGGGAATCCCAGTCCAACACGGCCCTGGACTCGCCCACCGGACAGAACCTGGTGCATCACCTGACCCGGGCATATACCATCCTGGTGTTTGCCCGGCCCAGAAAAAAACACAACAACTGCACGGTGCCGTTTGTGTTTTTAGGACCGGCCAGGCATGTCAGCCATCAAAAAGACTGTCTTAGCGGGGTCCTAAAGCCGGAAGCAACTGCTGATGAACAAAAACATTGA
- a CDS encoding Fic family protein, protein MTKDCSKNRAVESKAAHLLYFVVKNHPFTDGNKRSGAFLFVDFLHRNGRLIRQNGVPVINDTGLAALTLLVAESDPKQKETLIKLIMNLLCEHEN, encoded by the coding sequence ATGACGAAGGATTGCTCAAAGAACCGGGCGGTTGAAAGCAAAGCTGCCCATCTCTTGTATTTTGTGGTGAAAAACCATCCGTTTACTGACGGCAACAAGCGCAGCGGTGCATTTTTGTTTGTGGATTTTTTACACCGCAACGGCCGTCTGATAAGACAGAATGGTGTGCCTGTGATCAATGATACCGGTCTTGCGGCGTTAACCCTGCTGGTGGCCGAGTCTGATCCAAAACAAAAAGAGACCCTGATTAAACTGATAATGAATTTGCTGTGTGAACACGAAAATTGA
- a CDS encoding YhaN family protein, whose translation MRINRLDLIAFGRFTEKSLDLSEGDQGLHLIYGDNEAGKSTSLRALTNWLFGIPARTGDNFVHANPQLRIGGELQLSTGETIEFIRRKGNKDTLLEYGSDAPLDETRFRRFLPPGIDETIFTRLWGIDHERLIAGGRELLEQSGDLGQALFSAAAGTANLRDILMEMQNRAVDIFKPRGSKAVLNRAISEYKDALKRMREASLPVSTWKALQKDLSTISAAIHEVEQKIDEKNKQKSGLERINRVKGALAQRRSCLAKMDALGTVLLLPEDFSDQLKTVRQTLQHALDAKERLEARQDALNKESGSLRVREDLLKNEDAISRLYKELGAVEKTLADRPGQDGKRRLLRNEAQTLLKGIRPDMGLDDADHLRPHLNNKKWISELAQNKRLLIQKQDGHKAALKDLQDEIKSLESKLENLPQKDIDLTELKAAVASARKAGDIEQRLNDIRIQAAQEKAACENEFARLGNFHGNADALLSMGLPVSETLDRFEKETDDLMEKSRTASQKKQEIEAEKRQAEQELTALLLKEDVPKIADLESSRKDRDQGWSLIKQTYIQGHDIGDRVQAYTSGSDLPAVYEKKVALADQMSDRLRRDADQVVKRADLEAKIDHMTSRIAELSTILEKIKESQADLDNRWAAIWNPLNVAAGTPREMKQWVLKAERLIEKIHAAKEISAREKKLGEECDLLKRSMSRRIAGFDSGANIQGKSLEALISLCEQRIETEQYVRDNRHRIENSLKDLRIRLKRTKDDLKTVETGLITWTGEWEKAISGLGLNPDTHPETALETFDHLVSFFKKFDQSEELRKRIYGMDKVKEDFHRKVHEFAGSMEMMTEGQDALRVAGQLHRDLNAAREARASLIKIKDQMDEKKQEIKDVTITIRQSQEKISELKTQAGVDTVEKLIEAGEKSNQKRDLLKQIEALEQELNRNGDGFGIDALEKEVSRSDIDGIKGDIDRISIELKELQSERDTLRDQRQTIQHDIRQNDGSAMAAGASEEAEAHLSSITQNAEQYLRFQIASLILEQQIEAYRKENQAPVLGRAGELFSTLTLGSYAGLRDELDASGTPVLLGVRPDDQEVAIDGMSDGSRDQLYLALRIATLEQHLTKGEPMPFVVDDILIGFDDHRTRVGLEVLAQLSRRIQVLLFTHHRRVLELADTCNDTGKIFQHALS comes from the coding sequence ATGAGAATCAACCGCCTCGACCTCATTGCTTTCGGCCGGTTTACAGAAAAATCCCTGGACCTGTCAGAGGGGGATCAGGGGCTGCATCTGATTTACGGGGATAACGAAGCCGGAAAAAGTACTTCATTGCGGGCTTTGACCAACTGGCTGTTCGGCATTCCCGCCAGAACCGGCGATAATTTTGTTCATGCAAATCCCCAGCTCAGGATCGGCGGGGAATTGCAGCTCTCCACCGGAGAAACCATCGAATTTATCCGGAGAAAAGGAAATAAAGACACCCTGCTGGAATATGGCAGTGACGCGCCCCTGGATGAAACCCGGTTCAGACGGTTTCTTCCACCAGGTATCGATGAAACCATTTTCACCCGGCTCTGGGGGATTGACCATGAAAGACTGATTGCCGGCGGCCGGGAGCTGCTGGAACAGTCCGGGGACCTGGGCCAGGCGTTGTTCAGTGCAGCGGCCGGGACGGCAAACCTTCGGGACATATTGATGGAGATGCAGAACCGTGCAGTTGATATCTTCAAGCCCCGGGGATCCAAAGCCGTCCTGAACAGGGCTATCTCAGAATATAAAGATGCGTTGAAAAGGATGCGGGAAGCCTCCCTGCCCGTTTCTACCTGGAAAGCGCTGCAAAAAGATTTATCCACGATCAGTGCCGCGATTCATGAGGTGGAACAAAAGATCGATGAAAAGAACAAACAGAAAAGCGGTCTGGAACGAATCAACCGTGTCAAAGGGGCCCTGGCCCAGCGACGAAGCTGTCTGGCGAAAATGGACGCTCTGGGCACGGTACTGCTGCTGCCGGAAGATTTTTCAGATCAACTGAAAACAGTCAGACAAACGCTTCAACACGCATTGGACGCAAAAGAACGCCTCGAGGCCAGACAGGATGCCCTGAATAAGGAGTCCGGATCTCTGCGGGTTCGGGAGGATCTGCTGAAAAATGAAGATGCCATTTCACGGCTCTACAAAGAACTCGGTGCGGTGGAAAAAACCCTGGCGGACCGGCCCGGTCAGGATGGAAAACGGCGGCTGCTGCGAAATGAAGCCCAGACCCTGCTGAAGGGGATCCGGCCGGACATGGGTCTGGATGACGCCGATCATCTCAGGCCGCATCTCAACAATAAAAAATGGATCTCGGAACTGGCCCAGAATAAGAGGTTGTTGATCCAGAAACAGGACGGGCATAAAGCCGCATTAAAGGATCTCCAGGACGAAATAAAGTCGCTTGAAAGCAAGCTGGAAAACCTGCCGCAAAAAGACATCGATTTGACGGAGTTGAAAGCGGCAGTGGCCTCGGCACGCAAAGCCGGCGACATCGAGCAGCGCCTGAACGATATCAGGATCCAGGCGGCACAGGAAAAAGCCGCCTGCGAAAACGAATTTGCAAGACTGGGGAACTTTCACGGGAATGCAGACGCCTTATTATCCATGGGATTGCCTGTTTCTGAAACCCTGGACCGGTTTGAAAAAGAAACCGATGACCTCATGGAAAAATCCAGAACCGCCTCCCAAAAAAAACAGGAAATCGAAGCGGAAAAAAGGCAGGCGGAACAGGAGTTAACAGCACTGCTGTTAAAGGAAGATGTGCCGAAAATTGCCGACCTGGAGTCGTCCCGGAAGGACCGTGACCAGGGATGGTCATTGATTAAACAAACATATATCCAGGGGCATGATATCGGCGACCGTGTTCAGGCATATACATCCGGATCTGATTTGCCGGCCGTGTATGAAAAAAAGGTTGCGCTGGCAGACCAGATGTCCGACCGGCTGAGACGGGACGCGGACCAGGTGGTGAAACGGGCGGACCTGGAAGCCAAAATTGATCACATGACATCTCGAATCGCTGAACTGTCAACGATTCTCGAAAAAATAAAAGAATCTCAGGCAGATCTGGACAACCGATGGGCCGCCATCTGGAATCCGTTGAATGTCGCTGCCGGCACCCCCCGGGAAATGAAGCAGTGGGTGCTGAAAGCGGAACGGCTGATCGAAAAGATTCATGCGGCAAAGGAGATTTCAGCCAGAGAAAAAAAACTGGGGGAAGAATGCGATCTTCTGAAAAGATCGATGTCACGCCGGATCGCCGGGTTTGATTCCGGGGCAAACATACAGGGAAAGAGCCTGGAAGCACTGATTTCACTGTGTGAACAGCGAATCGAGACAGAGCAGTATGTCCGGGACAACCGTCACAGAATTGAGAATTCACTGAAAGATCTGCGCATCCGGCTGAAACGGACCAAAGATGACCTGAAAACCGTTGAAACCGGTTTGATCACCTGGACGGGTGAGTGGGAAAAAGCCATCTCCGGCCTGGGTTTGAATCCGGATACCCACCCGGAAACCGCCCTGGAAACCTTTGATCACCTGGTGTCGTTCTTTAAAAAATTTGATCAGTCTGAAGAGCTGCGGAAACGAATTTACGGCATGGACAAGGTCAAAGAGGATTTTCACAGAAAAGTCCACGAATTTGCCGGCAGTATGGAAATGATGACAGAGGGTCAGGATGCATTGAGAGTTGCCGGTCAACTCCATCGGGACCTGAATGCGGCCCGGGAAGCCCGGGCAAGTTTGATCAAAATCAAAGATCAGATGGATGAAAAAAAACAGGAGATCAAAGACGTCACCATCACCATCCGACAGTCCCAGGAAAAAATCAGTGAATTGAAAACACAGGCCGGGGTGGATACGGTTGAGAAACTGATCGAGGCCGGGGAAAAGTCAAACCAAAAACGGGACCTGCTCAAACAGATTGAAGCGCTGGAACAGGAACTGAACCGCAATGGAGACGGCTTTGGCATTGACGCGCTGGAAAAAGAGGTAAGCCGTTCAGATATTGACGGCATCAAAGGGGACATAGACAGAATATCCATTGAGCTCAAAGAACTTCAATCCGAGAGAGACACGCTGCGGGACCAGCGGCAGACCATTCAGCATGATATCCGGCAGAATGACGGGAGTGCCATGGCGGCCGGCGCGTCTGAAGAAGCAGAAGCCCACCTTTCCAGCATCACACAAAATGCCGAGCAGTATCTGCGTTTCCAGATCGCCTCCCTGATCCTGGAGCAGCAGATAGAAGCCTACAGAAAAGAAAACCAGGCCCCTGTTTTAGGCAGGGCCGGTGAATTGTTTTCAACGCTGACGCTGGGCTCTTACGCAGGTCTGAGGGATGAACTGGATGCTTCCGGAACGCCGGTGCTGCTGGGTGTTAGACCGGACGATCAGGAGGTGGCCATCGACGGCATGAGTGACGGATCCCGGGACCAGCTCTATCTGGCCCTGCGCATTGCCACGCTTGAGCAGCATCTGACAAAGGGCGAACCCATGCCCTTTGTGGTGGATGATATCCTGATCGGGTTTGATGATCACCGAACCCGTGTCGGCCTGGAGGTGCTGGCACAACTGTCAAGACGCATCCAGGTCCTGCTTTTTACGCACCACAGACGGGTGCTGGAACTGGCAGACACCTGTAACGACACCGGTAAGATCTTTCAGCACGCGCTTTCCTGA
- a CDS encoding ParD-like family protein, producing the protein MATAVKVSDELFEKAKTKSKVYKRSIAGQIEYWAKIGQLIEENPDLPLSFIQDILEGKEQIKAGQGCQIDLSTSRHRGCQNRGFTGCPGI; encoded by the coding sequence ATGGCAACCGCAGTAAAAGTATCAGATGAACTGTTTGAAAAAGCAAAAACAAAATCAAAAGTGTATAAAAGATCCATCGCCGGCCAAATTGAATATTGGGCAAAAATAGGCCAATTGATTGAAGAAAACCCGGACCTCCCTCTTTCCTTTATTCAAGACATTTTAGAAGGAAAAGAGCAAATCAAAGCAGGACAGGGCTGTCAAATCGATTTATCAACATCCAGACATCGGGGTTGCCAAAACAGGGGATTTACAGGGTGTCCGGGTATTTAA
- a CDS encoding addiction module protein has protein sequence MQNAIEIKYLTREEKLRMVDALWADLLSEEELLESPAWHKAALQETEKRLEEGKERILDWHTAKKEK, from the coding sequence ATGCAGAATGCAATAGAAATAAAATACCTTACCAGAGAAGAAAAACTCAGGATGGTGGATGCCTTGTGGGCGGATTTGTTATCAGAAGAGGAACTCCTCGAATCACCCGCCTGGCATAAGGCCGCTCTTCAGGAAACAGAGAAGCGCCTTGAAGAGGGTAAAGAGAGAATTCTGGACTGGCATACGGCCAAAAAAGAAAAATAA
- a CDS encoding META domain-containing protein translates to MKCKCWNTWCLLIVCFIGIVSGQAFSGGMPVRDMLVDTDWVWVRSLYNNDTRNSPDTPGRYMVRFNSDGTFTGRADCNRIRGQYRVDGHRITVSDIISTRAMCPEGSLDRIFLKDLQNSASFFLKADDLYFDLKFHSGTMKFSQLEHAVQVFIPCRDPRPEVCTMEYDPVCGRKKDRSTATYGNACEACADPMVVEYTPGECRE, encoded by the coding sequence ATGAAATGTAAGTGCTGGAACACATGGTGTCTTCTGATCGTCTGTTTTATCGGAATCGTCTCCGGGCAGGCTTTTTCCGGGGGAATGCCGGTCCGGGACATGCTGGTGGATACCGACTGGGTCTGGGTCCGGTCCCTTTACAACAACGATACCCGAAACAGCCCGGACACACCCGGCCGCTACATGGTGCGGTTCAACAGTGACGGCACATTCACCGGTCGTGCCGACTGCAACCGGATCCGGGGGCAGTACCGGGTCGACGGGCATCGAATCACTGTGTCTGACATCATCTCCACCCGGGCCATGTGCCCTGAGGGGTCACTGGATCGGATTTTTTTAAAGGACCTGCAGAACTCAGCCTCCTTCTTTCTCAAGGCTGATGACCTCTATTTCGACCTTAAATTCCATTCCGGCACCATGAAATTCTCCCAGTTAGAACATGCGGTCCAGGTATTCATTCCGTGCAGGGATCCCAGACCAGAGGTCTGCACCATGGAATATGACCCGGTGTGCGGCCGTAAAAAGGACAGGAGCACTGCCACATACGGCAACGCCTGTGAAGCCTGCGCAGATCCCATGGTGGTGGAATATACCCCAGGCGAATGTCGGGAGTGA
- a CDS encoding type II toxin-antitoxin system RelE/ParE family toxin has protein sequence MGVAKTGDLQGVRVFKFKSQNQQLLLAYEIVESILYLYTFGSHENFYRALKKYLKE, from the coding sequence ATCGGGGTTGCCAAAACAGGGGATTTACAGGGTGTCCGGGTATTTAAGTTCAAATCACAGAATCAACAGTTATTGTTGGCTTACGAAATCGTTGAATCGATATTATATCTTTACACTTTCGGATCTCATGAGAATTTCTATAGAGCTTTGAAAAAGTATCTGAAAGAATAA
- a CDS encoding type II toxin-antitoxin system RelE family toxin: MAGYKIFFKKSVWKDFKAIPDKDLNKILQSIESLGEDPRQPGSKKLSGQERYRFRLGRYRIIYSIQDEELTIWVVKVGHRKNVYR, from the coding sequence ATGGCCGGATATAAAATATTTTTCAAAAAATCAGTTTGGAAAGATTTTAAAGCAATTCCGGATAAAGATTTAAACAAAATTCTTCAATCAATTGAATCTTTGGGCGAGGATCCACGCCAACCTGGAAGTAAAAAATTGAGCGGTCAAGAAAGATATCGGTTTCGGTTGGGGCGATATCGTATTATTTATTCCATTCAGGATGAAGAACTAACTATTTGGGTCGTGAAGGTGGGGCATCGGAAAAATGTTTATCGTTAA
- a CDS encoding addiction module protein, whose product MIDNLRELPISERIRIVEDIWDSIAADQSALPLTKEQRTELDGRLAAYKADGVKGRIANDVIAEMKSFGP is encoded by the coding sequence ATGATTGATAATTTGCGAGAACTACCGATATCAGAAAGAATACGGATAGTTGAAGATATCTGGGATAGCATTGCAGCAGATCAAAGCGCTTTACCTCTTACCAAAGAGCAGCGTACAGAACTTGATGGGCGGCTTGCCGCCTATAAAGCCGATGGTGTCAAAGGCCGCATTGCCAATGATGTGATTGCAGAGATGAAGAGCTTTGGTCCATAG
- a CDS encoding helix-turn-helix transcriptional regulator, translating into MPKSIVRTYSPYCRDAVMLLGGLIREARNERKITAQELADRAGISRGMLQRIEKGNPKCEIGAVFEAAAIVGVKLFDADENALAKHLHHTREKLALLPKSVRKKNKLETAVFKPLFG; encoded by the coding sequence ATGCCAAAATCCATAGTACGTACCTACTCACCTTATTGCCGCGATGCCGTAATGTTACTCGGAGGGTTGATCCGTGAAGCCCGCAATGAGCGAAAGATCACGGCTCAGGAACTGGCCGACCGTGCCGGAATTTCCAGAGGTATGCTGCAGCGTATTGAAAAAGGCAATCCCAAATGTGAAATCGGCGCTGTATTTGAAGCAGCAGCCATTGTCGGCGTCAAGTTGTTTGATGCCGATGAAAACGCATTAGCCAAACACCTGCATCACACCCGGGAAAAGCTGGCGCTTCTGCCGAAATCTGTCCGCAAAAAGAACAAATTGGAGACGGCAGTTTTTAAACCCCTATTCGGTTGA